A stretch of DNA from Lotus japonicus ecotype B-129 chromosome 4, LjGifu_v1.2:
GTATCCTTTGAAAGTGTCGGTTCCTTCATTGAATGACTTCCCATAATTCTTGAATTCCACCGGATCGCCGCCTCGTGCGCCCTCGGCGTATGACTGGAACGAGTCGGCGCCGACGTTCGCCTGGTCACGGTAGTTTGAGAATTTCTCGGCTGCGAAGACGCTGTCCTTGGCGTAGTTCTTGAACGTCTCGGTGGGGTTGTTCATGTTCACGCCGTAGTTCGTGAACGTGTCCTTGGCGCTGGTGCCTTTCTCAGCGTAGTTTGAGAATCCGGAACTGGCGACGTTGGAGTTTGTGCCGTAGCCGGAGAAGTCGTTGGCGGCGCCGAGCGATTCTTTGCCGTAGCTGGTAAAACTCTGGTCGCCGGCGTTACCGTTTTCGCTGTATTGGGAGAATTTTTGCTCCCTGCCGACTCCGTCGGTGGAGTAGGTGGTGAATCCGAGGTTGGGGACGTTGGAGTTGGCGCCGTATGATTTGAAGTCGCCGGCGCCGCCGGCGGTGTTGGTGCCGTAAGTGTGGAAGCTCTGGTCGACGACGTTGTTGCCGTCGCCGTAGCTGGTGAAGGTTTCATTGTGGCCGGCGGAGTCACGGCTGTAGCGGCGGAAGTCGTTGACGGGAGTATTGAAGAAACCGTTGGAGTAGTTCTTGAAGGAGTCGAGGCCGTCGGGTCGGTCGGTGCCGTAGTTTGTGAAGTTCTGGCCGTCGTTGTAGACGGAGAAGGCGGAGTCCTTTGGGTGGTTGTCGAGGCTGGGGGACACCTCCGGGAAGCAGAGGAGGTGCGCGGCGGAACAGAACTCCGGGAGGCGAGTGGAAAGTGTGTTGGCGGCGGCGAGGGTGGCGTAGGTGGCGGCGTCGGAGGCGGTCAGTGGTGACGCCTTGGAGAGGAGGAAGGATGACTTTGGCAATTTGTTGGAGATCGCTCTGTCCCAGTAGCGGATCACGAATGCTTTTGGTGTGAACGGGTTTTGCTTCTGCGCTTCTGCTTCTCCATCTTCAACAGCAAAACCAACCTGTGCGTTGTTGAAACATTAGGGAAAACACAGATAAAGCAGTTGGAAAAATTTATCTTTAAACTTAAATGTCATCTTCACAGATGGAAATGAAAAATGCGAGAAAATTagtttaatttatatgatatgTAGTTGATGTGATagttaagaaaaaaacagaTAAAGAAGAGCAAATACTCAAATAGAGACAAGAAATATGAATGTATCAAAATCCAAAGCAATTAAGCAGTTAAACAACTATAatgaattaataaataataataagagaACTAAAAACTTTTGCTGCACTTACACAGAATGTGGAGAGAAGAAGGATAAGGAGAAAGAGGCTGCTCCTGTGAGTGATGATCATTACTTGTTTGTGCGTGTTATTATTGTGCATATTTAATTCCACtttcatttgtttttatttttattttttatttaatcctTCTTGTTCATGAGGAGTGTGAGAGAAGGGAGAAAAGGAAGATAGAGCTAGTGTTAAGAAATGAGAATGCTGGCGGGTTTTGTTGTGTTGTATGCACGTATTTATATTAGTCCCGAGAGGTGTAAAAGGTCAACCGAGTGAGCAAAGAAGTGAACGTGCCACTTTAATCGGAAACGATGGTCCTACTCCACATGGAGGTGTAGGTATGCGTTTGAGctttaagggcccgtttggtggtcaggataggatatgataggatatgatatgtgaacaggatatcaacaggataggataagagcaggatagactcttatcatatcctgtgtttgaggtgcacatgataatgacaggatatgataaggaaaaatgtatcagatttatatttgaataaaaaatacatttaaaattgatcattttattaaatttaatttctttacattttcatgaatgagtctatattttaaaataaataaaattaatttaaattttattaattagcctattttattgttttgaagataccctatattttaaataaaattatgcagttaaccgattggttttcacttagctgtgacacgtgataattaacaataaaagttaactaaattaagaatattattatttgaaaagtaatttatatttgaattataaattattatagaagtagataagtagttttaaataataggagatgaaaataaaaaattaatctattactattaaaaaatcaatatttgtaatcaatgtttttcacttagttgtgacacgtgataaacaataaaaattaattaaattaaaaatattattatttcaaaaatactttatatttaaattattatataagtagataaataatttttaaataataggagatgaaaatattaaattagtctattattattaataaatcaatatttgtaagtgagtaatctatttttactatttatgaataataattttatttattttttattttagttaaattaatatttttatatttattaattaatattattataaattataaattatataatattaaaataaattaatttggagttaggatactgaaagaaaatatataactggtatcctatcctgctctatcctagctcccccctcaggataacttttacacatgattgacaggataggatagaagacaggatagtgttatcatatcctgctggtgcaacaaacaacagataacaacaggatatgataattatcctgtcctatcctatcctatcctggtcaccaaacgggcccttaattTCAAAGAGTGGAAGTGAttgaaagaagaaggaaaatatCAGTTCACTATATACTACCAACTGTTGATAGTGATGAAAATAGACAAAGTAGCTTGGTGTGGCCACCAAAAAAAAGTTGGGTTCTGGGTAGATCTGATCATGAGGAATGAGGATAGAGATACAACATAATTTTGATAGATTCAATGGGTCCTCTAATATGTACAATAGGTCCTCTAATATGTACAatacaacaatgatatatacacacctcattttttaaacactttattttcacctatttttgtttctacctctttcctcttatcatctatcacatctcatactttctctctcatactttttcttttcttcctatctctcaccTCATTTCACctcttccacctctttttaaGGTTTGTAAGTAACATTTTCCATGTACAatgtatttattattttaaagttGCAAGGGTAAAATGACTTCACTGGTTTCccgattttttttcttttttaaattaaatatttatcagttttaacttttatgTTATGTTTTGATATGTCATTTTAGCTagtttatagcttatttgactatctTAAAAACTCTTTAAAAATGTTaagtgaaggagcttatttcagtagcttagtCTAAATTTAGCCAAACTTAGGTTTCCACCACAAATTCTTCCAACAACCCTCCTTTCTCCACCTCCTCTCTGCTTCCCTTCCTTTCTTTAACCTCCTCGCCCTCGACCACAAATATCATTGTCATCATCGTCGTCCATCGCACCGCTCTCCTCTCCACCTTCAATTGTTGCTCAAGCTTAGAAACGGTTGCACCCCTCACATTTCTCATTCATTAATCTCTTTGAGGTTTTCCTG
This window harbors:
- the LOC130714136 gene encoding polygalacturonase 1 beta-like protein 3; translated protein: MKVELNMHNNNTHKQVMIITHRSSLFLLILLLSTFCVGFAVEDGEAEAQKQNPFTPKAFVIRYWDRAISNKLPKSSFLLSKASPLTASDAATYATLAAANTLSTRLPEFCSAAHLLCFPEVSPSLDNHPKDSAFSVYNDGQNFTNYGTDRPDGLDSFKNYSNGFFNTPVNDFRRYSRDSAGHNETFTSYGDGNNVVDQSFHTYGTNTAGGAGDFKSYGANSNVPNLGFTTYSTDGVGREQKFSQYSENGNAGDQSFTSYGKESLGAANDFSGYGTNSNVASSGFSNYAEKGTSAKDTFTNYGVNMNNPTETFKNYAKDSVFAAEKFSNYRDQANVGADSFQSYAEGARGGDPVEFKNYGKSFNEGTDTFKGYAKGADIDQKVNFKGYGVNNTFKDYSKHGISFAGYTKRSSKQSLTGNLAKKWVEPGKFFRERMLKSGTVIPMPDVTDKMPKRSFLPRSILTKLPFKSSDLKRVFRISDNSSMDKMIVDSVGECGRAPSAGETKRCVGSIEDMIDFAASVLGRNVTVRATENVNGSGKTVMVGRVYGVNGGKVTKSMSCHQSLFPYLLYYCHSVPKVRVYEADLLNPVTKAKINHGVAICHLDTTAWSPTHGAFMALGSGPGRIEVCHWIFENDMTWTTAD